In Colletotrichum higginsianum IMI 349063 chromosome 1, whole genome shotgun sequence, one genomic interval encodes:
- a CDS encoding Mg2+ transporter has translation MPKKRKQIRFEEGDDDDWSGSSSSSSRSSVASFHRDSYPKKGRTRIPARLVSKRALVDLGYPFVEEGAAVVLLVALDERLIDEVLKLSEEYRRSDQEFFGGRDGRDSENQSRDRGFDWVNIETPETVDPLPNSGYDEASESDSDLLSNDTDTDEIEGPVAYSGVLGLNTTKVFGENDGDFTAGKFPAWNQERSELINGTTNLFLVHAAEFYMDRAGKHRITLVCPNRPENHYSDPSLVRMRWLCVRPSEAGSYIEPGSAVQYVGRYNRSLGSYPGDEIADTEPVVFLSAPYLVLTDKLPRKRHYGNHHTRTLLEVLYGYDGGTFEGNDVGGKSVQDGGSKSLETLQVPQLWSLTIGAELIITCSEMSSEEIGRDLITIEGKESRAGVYTIRLIDERDTCRYHIVIKKDCKYVDFLRHAVSLVRKGRSSSMAYVLVSDSGVPITPDKWLYLLTEGFIEDHVFCLRSKDAARQIPDDDIRALSARLTAGSRSSLGTYSRRR, from the exons ATGCCGAAGAAGCGCAAACAAATCCGGTTcgaagagggcgacgacgatgattggtcgggctcgtcgtcgagctcgtcgagatccAGTGTCGCTTCCTTTCATCGGGACTCTTACCCCAAAAAGGGACGGACACGCATTCCAGCGAGGCTGGTCTCGAAGCGGGCTTTGGTCGATTTGGGATACCCTttcgtcgaggagggcgctGCGGTTGTTCTGCTTGTGGCACTTGACGAGCGCCTCATTGACGAGGTTCTGAAGCTGAGCGAAGAGTATCGCAGGTCGGACCAAGAATTCTTTGGGGGCAGAGACGGGCGGGACTCCGAAAACCAGAGCAGGGATCGTGGCTTTGACTGGGTCAACATCGAAACACCCGAGACGGTAGATCCGCTGCCAAATTCAGGCTATGATGAAGCATCGGAATCTGACTCGGATTTACTGTCAAACGACACGGATACTGATGAAATCGAAGGCCCAGTCGCATATTCCGGAGTTCTTGGCCTCAACACGACAAAGGTGTTTGGGGAGAACGACGGTGATTTTACCGCTGGCAAGTTCCCGGCCTGGAACCAGGAGAGATCGGAACTCATCAATGGCACTACGAATCTGTTCTTGGTTCATGCGGCCGAGTTCTACATGGATCGGGCTGGAAAGCACCGAATAACTCTGGTTTGCCCCAACAGACCCGAGAACCATTACAGTGACCCATCGCTGGTTCGGATGAGATGGCT GTGTGTCCGGCCTTCAGAGGCCGGGTCTTACATTGAGCCCGGTTCAGCCGTGCAATACGTAGGAAGGTACAACAGGTCTCTTGGAAGCTATCCGGGCGATGAGATTGCAGACACAGAACCAGTGGTGTTTTTGTCGGCGCCTTACCTTGTTCTCACAGACAAGTTGCCTCGAAAGAGACACTACGGGAACCATCATACGAGAACTCTATTGGAAGTTCTTTACGGCTACGATGGCGGGACATTCGAAGGGAATGACGTTGGAGGCAAAAGTGTGCAGGACGGGGGGTCCAAGAGCTTGGAGACGCTGCAAGTGCCTCAACTTTGGTCCCTGACAATCGGTGCAG AGCTAATCATCACCTGCTCCGAGATGTCTTCGGAAGAGATAGGGCGAGACTTGATCACCATTGAAGGAAAAGAATCCAGGGCTGGGGTGTACACCATCAGGCTTATTGACGAAAGGGATACATGCCGCTACCACATCGTCATTAAGAAAGATTGCAAATACGTC GATTTCCTAAGGCACGCTGTGTCTCTTGTGCGGAAAGGCCGTTCAAGCTCGATGGCCTACGTTTTGGTGAGCGATTCGGGGGTGCCGATAACTCCAGACAAATGGCTCTATCTGCTTACAGAAGGGTTCATCGAAGACCACGTCTTTTGCCTCCGATCAAAAGACGCAGCTCGTCAGATACCCGATGACGACATCCGCGCATTGTCTGCCCGGCTTACCGCGGGGAGCCGCAGCAGCCTCGGGACATACTCGCGTCGAAGGTAA
- a CDS encoding Iron-sulfur cluster transporter ATM1, protein MIIRAVTKAPLACPRGITHIQLCRRPWLPQSPRAPIRIFQTSAPSRREQPKNPAATTTTTTTTTKSSDGVADKTSGKPFKAEPAAKAKKPVDPMAIPEKNAQEQRKADWAIMKEMSRYLWPKDSIGTKFRVGLAVSLLVGAKVLNVQVPFYFKSIVDSMNIDIGATGGTAATIAGSMVLAYGATRIGATIFQELRNAVFASVAQKAIRRVACNVFDHLLRLDLSFHLSKQTGGLTRAIDRGTKGISFLLTSMVIHILPTALEISMVCSILTWQYGAKFAAITILTMVGYTAFTIWTTAWRTKFRRQANAADNKASTLAVDSLINYEAVKYFNNEKFEVARYDKALQAYEKSSIKVATSLALLNSGQNIIFSSALTAMMYLAADGVAHGTLSVGDLVMVNQLVFQLSVPLNFLGSVYRELRQSLLDMETLFSLQKVNVSIKDAPDAKPLALSKGGEIRFENVTFGYHPDRPILRNLSLTIPAGKKVAVVGPSGCGKSTLLRLLFRSYDAQSGRIFIDDQDIRQVQVDSLRRSIGVVPQDTPLFNDTIEHNIQYGDMSAPKERVIAAAQRARIHEIIERFPDGYQTKVGERGMMISGGEKQRLAVSRLLLKDPPLLFFDEATSALDTHTEQALMLNINSILREKARTSVFVAHRLRTIFDADLIIVLKEGNVAEMGTHRDLIDQGGLYAELWSAQETLFDTDGLEREQPEEGDAVAKPPTVK, encoded by the exons ATGATAATCCGAGCCGTTACCAAGGCTCCCTTGGCCTGCCCCCGGGGCATTACACACATACAGCTCTGCCGCCGGCCGTGGCTCCCCCAGAGCCCGCGAGCCCCGATCCGCATCTTCCAGACGAGCGCGCCCTCGAGACGCGAGCAACCAAAGAACCCCGccgcaacgacgacgacgacgacaacgacgacaaaGTCTAGTGATGGAGTCGCCGACAAGACATCGGGGAAGCCGTTCAAGGCCGAGCCCGCAGCAAAGGCCAAGAAACCCGTCGATCCTATGGCCATCCCCGAGAAGAACGCGCAGGAACAGCGCAAGGCCGACTGGGCAATCATGAAGGAGATGTCGCGGTACCTGTGGCCCAAGGACAGCATAGGCACCAAGTTTCGCGTCGGGTTGGCCGTCTCCCTGCTCGTCGGTGCAAAAGTCCTCAACGTCCAGGTGCCCTTCTACTTCAAGAGCATCGTCGACTCCATGAACATCGATATCGGCGCGACCGGCGGCACGGCGGCAACGATAGCCGGAAGCATGGTCCTGGCATACGGCGCCACGAGGATCGGTGCCACCATTTTCCAGGAGCTGCGCAACGCCGTCTTTGCCTCGGTCGCCCAGAAGGCCATCCGCAGAGTCGCCTGCAACGTCTTTGACCATCTGCTGCGGCTGGACCTCAGCTTCCACCTGTCCAAACAGACGGGAGGTCTGACGAGGGCGATTGACCGCGGAACCAAGGGAATCAGCTTCCTGCTGACGAGCATGGTCATCCACATCCTGCCGACGGCCCTGGAAATCTCCATGGTCTGCAGCATCTTGACCTGGCAGTACGGCGCAAagttcgccgccatcaccatcctGACCATGGTCGGCTACACCGCCTTCACCAtctggacgacggcctggaGGACAAAGTTCAGGAGACaggccaacgccgccgacaatAAGGCCTCGACCCTCGCCGTGGACTCCCTCATCAACTACGAGGCCGTCAAGTACTTCAACAACGAAAAGTTCGAGGTCGCCAGGTACGACAAGGCCCTGCAGGCCTACGAGAAGAGCTCCATCAAAGTCGCCACGTCTCTGGCCCTGCTCAACAGCGGTCAGAACATCATTTTCTCATCCGCCTTGACTGCCATGATGTAtctggccgccgacggcgttgcCCACGGCACGCTCAgcgtcggcgacctcgtcatGGTCAACCAGCTGGTGTTCCAGCTTTCGGTTCCGCTCAACTTCCTTGGCTCCGTTTACCGTGAGCTCCGTCAGTCGCTGCTTGACATGGAGACCTTGTTCAGCCTGCAAAAGGTCAATGTCTCCATCAAGGATGCGCCTGACGCGAAACCCCTGGCCCTGTCCAAGGGCGGCGAGATCAGATTCGAGAATGTCACGTTCGGCTACCATCCCGATCGCCCCATCCTGCGCAACCTCTCGCTCACCATCCCGGCCGGCAAGAAGGTCGCTGTCGTCGGTCCCAGTGGCTGCGGCAAGTCCACCCTTCTCCGCCTGCTCTTCCGCTCCTATGACGCCCAGTCCGGCCGCATCTTCATCGACGACCAGGACATCCGCCAGGTCCAGGTCGACTCGCTCCGCCGGTCCATTGGAGTTGTTCCTCAAGACACTCCCCTTTTCAACGACACCATCGAGCACAACATCCAATACGGTGACATGTCAGCGCCCAAAGAGCGGGTTattgccgccgcccagcgcgCGCGCATTCATGAGATCATCGAGCGGTTCCCCGACGGGTACCAGACCAAGGTCGGAGAGCGAGGCATGATGATTTCTGGCGGTGAGAAGCAACGTCTTGCCGTGAGCAGGCTGCTGCTCAAGGACCCTCCCCTGCTGTTCTTTGACGAGGCGACGAGCGCCTTGGACACCCACACCGAACAGGCCCTCATGCTCAACATCAACAGCATCCTGCGCGAAAAGGCACGCACCAGCGTTTTCGTCGCTCACAGGCTGCGGACCATtttcgacgccgacctcaTCATCGTGCTCAAGGAGGGCAACGTTGCCGAGATGGGCACCCACAGAGATCTCATTGACCAGGGCGGGTTGTATGCTGAGCTCTGGAGCG CCCAGGAAACGCTCTTCGACACAGACGGACTGGAGAGAGAGCAGCCCGAAGAGGGCGATGCTGTAGCGAAGCCGCCCACAGTGAAATAA
- a CDS encoding Periplasmic beta-glucosidase codes for MRVSTSAGALAALSFVSSTSAASNSSTSSTNAILSDGYVSLGRYDAAYQKAKSFVATLDNAQKVSIITGQSVTGNATWTALNNKDGVSGINYQFYVSGFTMANALTMSWNRELIEQQFKAVGDEFYGVGYNLINGPEAGPLGRTPYGGRTPETFGADPYLTGIAMGKAISGMNSAGVIAGGRHFLLNEQETNRSSGISATTSNVYSSNADDKTIHELYSWPFADGVQAGMMAVMCGMTRVNGTLSCENNNLVSALLKKEMGFLGLVFPDVNSQTTSYGSANAGLDYGSSNYWTEDILNAGISNGSFTQERLDDMAVRNVIGYYHVGLDDGKQPSKAATTEYRDVRGNHSKLIRQVAGESIVLLKNSNVSGLGLPLQRPRTISLFGAHAGPALAGPNQPFSVQGTDSDVYQGHLASGTGSGQLSLPYLVTPFQAITSRAIEDNSMIWWLLNNTYTSSSSGGGGMSGGGGGGSPPDGMSGNSTGGGMGGSVGGNSTGGGMTAGGGGGGLGNLGQGTAMTPSFTNYAENSQVCIAFINSYSGEGADRSLLYDDEQDAMVTSVASNCNNTVVVVNTAGPRVLDAWIENENITAVLYSGLLGQESGNAIADVLYGDVNPSGKLSHTIAKSADDYPVSICYTEQCDFSEGVFIDYRYFDAKNRTVRYPFGHGLSYTSFSYGKVDAKVTNQTAADSKYPGGALVPGGQEDLWEEIISVKANVRNDGGVQGAEVAQLYVSFPAEAAQPPRVLRGFEKINLKPGAAGDVTFSVRRRDVSYWDTAAQKWAVARGKYTFSVGASSRDIRAVADITI; via the exons ATGAGAGTTTCAACTTCTGCCGGCGCGCTCGCCGCGCTGTCTTTCGTTTCTTCAACCTCTGCTGCTTCGAACTCTTCCACTTCCTCGACCAACGCTATTCTCTCTGATGGGTATG TCTCCCTCGGCCGCTACGATGCCGCCTACCAAAAGGCCAAGTCCTTCGTCGCAACCCTCGACAACGCCCAGAAGGTGTCCATCATCACGGGGCAGAGCGTCACCGGCAACGCCACCTGGACGGCTCTGAACAACAAGGATGGCGTGTCCGGCATCAACTACCAGTTCTACGTCTCCGGCTTCACCATGGCCAATGCCCTGACCATGAGCTGGAACCGCGAGCTCATCGAACAGCAGttcaaggccgtcggcgacgagttCTACGGCGTGGGCTACAACCTCATCAACGGACCCGAGGCCGGACCCCTTGGCCGGACCCCGTACGGTGGACGAACCCCCGAAACTTTCGGCGCCGACCCCTACCTCACGGGCATCGCCATGGGTAAGGCCATCTCCGGTATGAACTCTGCCGGTGTCATCGCCGGTGGCCGCCACTTCCTCCTCAACGAGCAGGAGACGAACCGGTCCTCGGGCATTTCCGCGACCACGTCCAACGTCTACTCCTccaacgccgacgacaagacgaTCCACGAGCTGTACTCCTGGCCCTTCGCCGACGGTGTCCAGGCCGGCATGATGGCCGTCATGTGCGGCATGACCCGCGTCAACGGGACCCTCTCGTGCGAGAACAACAACCTCGTCAGCGCCCTCctcaagaaggagatgggattcctgggcctcgtcttccccgACGTCAACTCCCAGACCACGTCCTACGGctccgccaacgccggcctcgactACGGCTCCAGCAACTACTGGACAGAGGACATCCTCAACGCCGGCATCAGCAACGGCAGCTTCACCCAGGagcgcctcgacgacatggCCGTCCGCAACGTCATCGGCTACTAccacgtcggcctcgacgacggcaagcaGCCCTCCAAGGCCGCCACCACCGAGTACCGCGACGTTCGCGGTAACCATTCCAAGCTCATCCgccaggtcgccggcgagtCCATCGTCCTGCTCAAGAACTCCAACGTCTCCGGTCTCGGGCTCCCCCTGCAGAGGCCTCGCACCATCTCTCTCTTCGGCGCCCACGCCGGCCCCGCCCTTGCCGGTCCCAACCAGCCCTTCAGTGTTCAGGGAACCGACAGCGACGTCTATCAAGGTCATCTTGCCAGCGGAACCGGTTCCGGCCAACTCTCTCTGCCCTACCTGGTCACCCCTTTCCAGGCCATCACGTCccgcgccatcgaggacAACAGCATGATCTGGTGGCTCTTGAACAACACGTAcacctcttcgtcgtctggcggcggcggcatgtccggtggcggcggaggcggcagcCCTCCCGATGGTATGTCTGGAAACAGCACTGGAGGCGGTATGGGTGGTAGTGTTGGCGGTAACAGCACCGGTGGTGGAATGaccgccggtggcggcggcggcggtctcggaAACCTGGGACAGGGCACTGCCATGACCCCTTCGTTCACCAACTACGCCGAGAACTCGCAAGTCTGCATCGCTTTCATCAACTCCTACtccggcgagggcgccgaccGCAGCTTGCtgtacgacgacgagcaggacGCCATGGTCACCTCCGTCGCCTCGAACTGCAAcaacaccgtcgtcgtcgtcaacacGGCCGGCCcccgcgtcctcgacgcctgGATCGAGAACGAGAACATCACCGCCGTGCTGTACtccggcctcctcggccaggagAGCGgcaacgccatcgccgacgtcctGTACGGCGACGTCAACCCCAGCGGCAAGCTCTCCCACACCATCGCCAAGAGCGCCGACGACTACCCCGTCTCCATCTGCTACACCGAGCAGTGCGACTTCTCCGAGGGCGTCTTCATCGACTACCGCTACTTCGACGCCAAGAACAGGACCGTTCGCTACCCCTTCGGCCACGGCCTCAGCTACACCTCCTTCTCCTACGGCaaggtcgacgccaaggtcACCAACCAGACAGCGGCCGACTCCAAGTACCCCGGCGGTGCTCTGGTCCCCGGCGGCCAGGAAGACCTGTGGGAAGAGATCATCAGCGTCAAGGCCAACGTCAGgaacgacggcggcgtccagggcgccgaggtcgcccagCTCTACGTCAGCTTCCCTGCCGAGGCCGCCCAACCCCCTCGCGTCCTTCGCGGGTTCGAGAAGATCAACCTGAAGcccggtgccgccggcgacgtcaCTTTCAGCGTCCGCAGACGCGATGTCAGCTACTGGGACACGGCCGCGCAGAAGTGGGCTGTTGCCAGAGGAAAGTACACCTTCTCCGTTGGTGCCAGCTCGCGCGACATCCGCGCTGTCGCAGACATCACCATCTGA
- a CDS encoding Mg2+ transporter has protein sequence MPELPHVGDDPEGVEPRASHLFGSTDVESTDDGLLNGGGESTDPLEGRSSAGGTRRQSYDSISLNNPTTVLDRMLLGQITEISRAAFGAFLPSEGGFVAHAVCKRFWGSVDSILETYESARDALDHWHDSHAQTPCSWPTRPDRPFDDPCFAWICRTKGPGTEPEDGRRSPMRNSVVSSAEVFYAKVKAIVDQTEELHKLVTSAAAPDDPYNPDDPRPHLPSSLVNAFEGLISMYVLKAKELSWMNRFTAKIASSYSQNAERRLDRLREAGDFTSGRVREHLIRAKEDIIMLGTTKGDSERIIIAPIGPEFLAASLISSLQNIVPVLGTEKKLDLINHYRSQTARLWFSTNRRPNRKAFVEIHALEEELEALRTVVASQQYLLRSYQKLYSPLSFRTRTTDRLYYKERKASFRLENRCIRRQQRRLAERDKALSILQLRARTLRDETKQRIEILDEGHGKAIRVFTIVTLFFLPLSFVTSFFGMNTTDIRDIDRDQKVFWTSALPVTLGVLGLAFVYGYKWDLVLAWVSKGFTSPSTRGPSYTPQDVEKNTWMTASDPRGSGLPSHHERASIAGWKERVSFRSRRSARGRVPRKQTDDSLFRP, from the exons ATGCCGGAACTTCCTCATGTCGGAGATGATCCTGAAGGAGTCGAACCGCGCGCGTCACATTTGTTCGGGTCCACCGATGTTGAAAGCACAGACGATGGCCTACTCAACGGCGGAGGCGAATCTACGGACCCTCTCGAAGGCAGATCATCAGCCGGGGGAACCAGACGGCAGAGCTACGACAGCATTTCTCTCAACAACCCTACGACGGTGCTTGATCGTATGCTCCTCGGACAAATCACCGAGATCTCCCGGGCGGCTTTCGGAGCGTTCCTCCCGAGCGAAGGGGGCTTTGTGGCCCACGCAGTGTGCAAGCGGTTCTGGGGCTCGGTTGATTCGATTCTTGA GACTTACGAATCGGCGCGCGATGCCCTGGATCACTGGCACGACAGCCACGCGCAGACGCCGTGTTCATGGCCAACAAGGCCAGACAGACCATTCGATGATCCCTGCTTCGCTTGGATCTGCCGAACGAAGGGGCCGGGGACGGAGCCGGAAGACGGCCGGCGGAGTCCCATGAGAAACTCGGTGGTCTCCAGCGCCGAGGTTTTTTACGCCAAAGTCAAAGCCATAGTCGATCAAACAGAGGAGTTGCACAAGCTGGTGACCAGTGCCGCCGCGCCGGACGACCCGTACAACCCCGACGATCCGAGACCCCATCTACCAAGTAGCCTAGTCAACGCCTTCGAGGGGCTGATCAGCATGTACgtcctcaaggccaaggagctATCGTGGATGAACAGGTTCACTGCCAAGATTGCGTCATCGTACAGTCAGAACGCGGAGCGCCGGTTGGACCGTCTGAGAGAAGCTGGCGATTTCACGTCCGGACGAGTTCGCGAACACCTCATCAGGGCCAAGGAAGACATCATCATGCTGGGTACCACCAAGGGGGACTCGGAGAGAATCATCATCGCCCCGATCGGCCCGGAGTTCCTGGCAGCGTCCTTGATAAGCAGCCTGCAGAACATCGTACCCGTGCTAGGCACCGAGAAGAAACTGGATCTGATCAACCACTACCGCAGCCAAACTGCCAGGCTGTGGTTCAGCACCAACAGGAGGCCCAACCGGAAGGCATTCGTCGAGATACACgctctcgaggaggagctaGAGGCCCTGCGGACCGTGGTGGCATCTCAACAGTACCTGCTGAGGTCTTACCAGAAGCTCTACTCGCCCCTTTCGTTCCGAACCCGGACGACGGACCGGCTGTACTACAAAGAACGCAAGGCCTCGTTCAGGCTGGAGAACAGGTGCATACGCAGGCAGCAGCGCCGGCTCGCCGAGCGGGACAAGGCGTTATCGATCCTGCAACTAAGGGCCAGAACGTTGAGAGACGAAACGAAACAGAGGATCGAGATACTTGACGAGGGTCATGGGAAGGCGATCCGAGTGTTCACCATCGTCACTCTTTTCTTTCTACCTCT ATCATTCGTCACAAGTTTCTTCGGGATGAACACCACCGACATCAGGGACATCGACCGGGACCAAAAAGTCTTTTGGACCTCGGCGCTGCCCGTGACGCTGGGTGTGCTGGGACTCGCATTTGTCTACGGCTACAAGTGGGATTTGGTTCTCGCATGGGTGTCCAAGGGTTTCACATCTCCCAGCACGAGAGGGCCGTCTTACACACCTCAAGACGTGGAGAAGAACACTTGGATGACGGCTTCGGACCCAAGAGGCTCCGGTCTGCCATCCCATCATGAGAGGGCAAGTATCGCTGGTTGGAAGGAAAGGGTATCGTTTCGTTCTcggaggtcggcgaggggtCGCGTTCCGAGGAAGCAAACCGACGATAGTCTGTTCCGCCCTTAG
- a CDS encoding subtilase, whose translation MRFSHLLPALALVALGAAQENVEEPTEDVEVEVEAKRFIIEFASGVHAKVKRDELSSEEGITVLKTFESAVFSGASLETDNHNLDTLRVLPDVVGVWPNSKARLIAPVKRQVDVDADAAGAHAVHWATGVDEIHKEGILGEGVKVGIVDSGVWYKHAALGGGFGPGFKVVGGWDFVGDGWQAGTAKKPDADPADEQGHGTHVAGILAGESSSGWTGVAPKASLYAYKVFGPGDGTDQATIIDAFLRAYDDGMDIITASIGARGGFANNAWAVVASRIAAQGVVVTIGAGNSGNGGPYYGGTGSSGENVLSVASAEVKRGGGGNGTAAGGDDVLRPSYFTSWGGLYDLSVKPDITAPGTDVFSTWPGGDDNQFVLLSGTSMATPYIAGVAALYISKHGGRAAHGNDFAKDLSMRVISSGASLPWLLYSGEADPAFRAPSQQVGGGLVDARKVVGYATSLELRRFGLNDTLHFRADQGIAVRNTGKDRVRYSFEVESWAGVEMLRAYDARDPGETPRIRYRPEVVPSNISVSVGLPGGFELGPGEERKAKFVFEIPQGVNQTALPAYGGRVLVKGSNGEVVGVPFQGLAFDLKQQMQNPFHGTYPWLRSSPAYSNKTTFTFDLSTAAQDFPKIFMKIKWGSREVRWDIYESGFDEKRDWEYPPVPGRRGYIGSATSWSGAGSSSTFNPARHNASDLFTLPVTDVARNALTTGGFTTSYWWFGRLADGTLVGPGKYTMRFAVLVPFANPENANSWKGLTTEFTILPKPGNSTITKRWW comes from the exons ATGCGTTTCTCTCATCTATTGCCTgccctggccctcgtcgccctcggcgccgcgcaAGAGAATGTCGAGGAACCAaccgaggatgtcgaggtcgaggtcgaggccaaACGCTTCATCATCGAGTTCGCCAGC GGCGTCCACGCAAAAGTCAAACGAGACGAGCTCTCATCCGAAGAGGGCATCACCGTCCTCAAAACCTTTGAgtccgccgtcttctccggcGCGAGCCTCGAGACGGACAACCACAACCTCGACACCCTCCGCGTCCTCCCcgatgtcgtcggcgtctggCCGAACAGCAAGGCCAGGCTGATCGCCCCCGTCAAGCGacaggtcgacgtcgacgccgacgctgcCGGCGCGCATGCCGTGCACTGGGccaccggcgtcgacgagatccACAAGGAAGGCATCCTCGGTgagggcgtcaaggtcggcatcgtcgactcGGGCGTGTGGTACAAgcacgccgccctcggcggcggcttcggtcCGGGATtcaaggtcgtcggcggctggGATTTTGTCGGCGACGGATGGCAAGCCGGGacggccaagaagcccgacgccgaccccgccgacgagcaaGGCCACGGCACGCACGTCGCGGGCATCCTGGCCGGGGAGTCCTCGAGCGGGTggacgggcgtggcgcccaAGGCGAGCCTGTACGCGTACAAGGTCTTTGGGCCGGGCGACGGGACGGACCAGGCGACCATCATCGATGCGTTCCTGCGGGCctacgacgacggcatggACATCATCACGGCCAGCATCGGAGCCCGCGGCGGGTTCGCCAACAACGCCTGGGCCGTCGTGGCGAgccgcatcgccgcccaaggcgtcgtcgtcaccatcggcgccggcaactCGGGTAACGGCGGGCCGTACtacggcggcaccggcagcTCCGGCGAGAACGTCCTCAGCGTCGCGAGCGCCGAGGTCaagaggggcggcggcggcaacgggacggcggcgggaggggaTGACGTTCTTCGGCCGTCGTACTTCACGAGCTGGGGCGGCCTCTACGACCTGTCGGTGAAGCCCGACATCACGGCACCCGGGACGGACGTGTTCAGTACCTGGCCGGGGGGCGACGACAACCAGTTCGTCCTGCTGAGCGGCACCAGCATGGCGACGCCGTACATTGCCGGCGTGGCGGCGCTGTACATCTCCAAGCACGGCGGGAGGGCCGCCCACGGGAATGACTTCGCCAAAGACCTCAGCATGCGCGTCATCTCGTCCGGCGCGTCGCTGCCGTGGCTGCTGTACAGCGGCGAGGCGGACCCGGCGTTCCGGGCGCCGTCGCAGCAGGTCGGCGgaggcctcgtcgacgcgaGGAAGGTCGTCGGGTACGCCACCAGCCTGGAGCTCCGGCGGTTCGGGCTGAACGACACGCTGCACTTCCGGGCGGACCAGGGGATCGCGGTGAGGAACACGGGCAAGGACAGGGTGAGGTACAgcttcgaggtcgagagcTGGGCCGGCGTGGAGATGCTCAGGGCGTACGACGCACGGGATCCGGGGGAGACGCCGAGGATCAGATATCGTCCCGAGGTCGTGCCGTCCAACATCTCGGTCAGCGTTGGGTTGCCGGGAGGGTTCGAGCTGGGGCCcggggaggagaggaaggccAA ATTCGTGTTCGAGATCCCCCAGGGCGTCAACCAGACCGCTCTTCCGGCCTACGGCGGTCGTGTTCTCGTCAAAGGCAgcaacggcgaggtcgtcggcgtcccgTTCCAAGGACTGGCGTTCGATCTGAAGCAACAGATGCAGAACCCGTTCCACGGGACGTATCCGTGGCTGAGGTCGTCGCCCGCTTACAGCAACAAGACGAC cttcactttCGACCTCAGCACCGCCGCGCAGGACTTCCCCAAGATCTTTATGAAGATCAAGTGGGGATCGAGAGAGGTCCGCTGGGAT ATCTACGAGTCCGGTTTCGACGAGAAACGAGACTGGGAATACCCCCCcgtccccggccgccgcggctACATCGGCTCGGCCACGTCCTggtccggcgccggcagctcctcgaccttcaACCCGGCGCGCCACAACGCCAGCGACCTCTTCACGCTGCCCGTGACCGACGTTGCGAGGAACGCCTTGACGACAGGCGGGTTCACGACCAGTTATTGGTGGTTTGGCCGCTTGGCTGACGGGACCCTGGTTGGGCCGGGCAAGTACAC GATGAGATTCGCCGTCCTGGTGCCGTTTGCCAACCCCGAGAACGCAAACAGTTGGAAGGGGTTGACGACTGAGTTCACCATATTGCCGAAGCCTGGAAACAGCACCATCACGAAGAGGTGGTGGTAA